One genomic region from Streptomyces venezuelae encodes:
- a CDS encoding type I polyketide synthase produces MATGPDTAALRQVIQDQLKLSRRLKDRVAELEARTHAPVAVVGTAMRLPGGIDTPEAYRTFLYAPDPDTRALGPIPEDRTGLRSVYHPERGKEGHSYVDRAGFLDDIASFDAAFFGISQREAETMDPQQRMLLEVAWEALERGGIAARRQDRLPMGVFVGVMASEYGRRFVHDGDYTRIDPYHSTGGGHCFVAGRISYALGLSGPATSVDTACSSSLVAIHQAVRALRGGECDYALAGGANLILGPDLMVSLCQGEALSPGGRSRSFLADADGYGRGEGVGMVALMRLDDALAQGHPVLAVVRGSAVNHDGASSGFTVPSGPAQQEVIRAALADARVAPGSVGYIEAHGTGTALGDPIEVGALDAVLGTGAGERPAPVALGSVKARIGHLEAAAGIAGVLKLVLMLGDGTVPAGAQPGDGRLNPLIPWDRIALTVPREAAPWPGAPEERTAGISAFGLSGTNAHAVLSSYRPAPAAPADVPADHPELLTLSAKDPRALAELSGRVQEALTGLDAAGVASLCHTLRAGRVHFGHRLAVVGTDAAALADALASGQADGVRSADRVILETGADTAALDGALTELARHFPGLGEATGKEGTPAARLRAVLTLLGIKTTLAGGDTAAPGARITAGGQVLTLVGDAPEDAPRLLTEALAALYRGGAPLRLDRLGAPGAVFTDAPTYPFQRKRFWIEETAPEPSHPVAVAVTPTRTVPLDRAEIGAYLTTELAAVLKADCGLDPDVPFCDVGGDSFTAMLLTKSVEQQYGVDLPTLDCPVEMPVADLLDHLSDQVCVAMGVDK; encoded by the coding sequence ATGGCGACCGGCCCCGACACCGCAGCACTGCGGCAGGTGATCCAGGACCAACTGAAGCTGTCCCGCCGTCTGAAGGACCGCGTGGCCGAGCTGGAGGCCCGCACCCACGCCCCCGTGGCCGTGGTCGGCACCGCGATGCGGCTGCCCGGCGGGATCGACACCCCCGAGGCGTACCGGACGTTCCTGTACGCCCCCGACCCCGACACCCGGGCCCTCGGCCCGATCCCCGAGGACCGCACCGGCCTGCGGTCCGTCTACCACCCGGAGCGCGGCAAGGAAGGCCACTCCTACGTGGACCGCGCCGGGTTCCTCGACGACATCGCCTCCTTCGACGCGGCGTTCTTCGGGATCTCGCAGCGCGAGGCCGAGACCATGGACCCGCAGCAGCGCATGCTGCTCGAAGTGGCCTGGGAGGCACTGGAGCGCGGCGGCATCGCCGCCCGCCGCCAGGACCGGCTGCCGATGGGCGTGTTCGTCGGCGTCATGGCCTCCGAATACGGCCGGAGGTTCGTCCACGACGGCGACTACACCCGCATCGACCCGTACCACAGCACCGGCGGCGGCCACTGCTTCGTCGCCGGCCGGATCAGCTACGCGCTCGGCCTCTCCGGCCCGGCGACCAGCGTCGACACCGCCTGCTCCTCCTCCCTGGTGGCGATCCACCAGGCGGTACGGGCGCTGCGCGGCGGCGAGTGCGACTACGCGCTCGCCGGCGGCGCCAACCTGATCCTCGGCCCCGACCTCATGGTCTCCCTGTGCCAGGGCGAGGCCCTCTCGCCCGGCGGCAGGTCCCGGAGCTTCCTCGCCGACGCCGACGGCTACGGCCGTGGCGAGGGCGTCGGCATGGTCGCCCTGATGCGGCTCGACGACGCCCTCGCGCAGGGCCACCCGGTCCTCGCGGTCGTCCGGGGCAGCGCCGTCAACCACGACGGGGCCTCCTCCGGCTTCACCGTGCCGAGCGGCCCCGCCCAGCAGGAGGTGATCCGCGCGGCCCTGGCCGACGCCCGGGTCGCCCCCGGCTCGGTCGGCTACATCGAGGCGCACGGCACCGGCACCGCCCTCGGCGACCCCATCGAGGTCGGCGCCCTGGACGCCGTCCTCGGCACCGGCGCGGGGGAGCGGCCGGCCCCCGTCGCCCTCGGCAGCGTCAAGGCGCGGATCGGGCACCTGGAGGCCGCGGCCGGCATCGCCGGCGTCCTGAAGCTGGTCCTCATGCTCGGCGACGGCACCGTCCCGGCGGGCGCCCAGCCCGGCGACGGACGGCTCAACCCGCTCATCCCCTGGGACCGGATCGCCCTCACCGTGCCCCGGGAGGCGGCGCCCTGGCCGGGCGCCCCCGAGGAGCGCACCGCCGGCATCAGCGCCTTCGGTCTCTCCGGGACCAACGCGCACGCCGTGCTCTCCTCCTACCGCCCGGCGCCCGCCGCCCCCGCCGACGTACCGGCGGACCACCCGGAGCTGCTCACCCTGTCCGCCAAGGACCCCCGGGCGCTCGCCGAGCTGTCCGGGCGGGTGCAGGAGGCGCTGACGGGACTCGACGCCGCCGGTGTCGCCTCCCTGTGCCACACCCTGCGCGCCGGCCGCGTCCACTTCGGCCACCGGCTGGCCGTCGTCGGCACCGACGCGGCCGCCCTCGCCGACGCGCTCGCCTCGGGGCAGGCGGACGGCGTGCGCTCCGCCGACCGCGTCATCCTGGAGACCGGCGCCGACACCGCCGCCCTGGACGGCGCGCTCACCGAACTGGCCCGCCACTTCCCCGGGCTCGGCGAGGCGACCGGCAAGGAGGGCACGCCCGCCGCCCGGCTGCGGGCCGTCCTGACGCTCCTCGGCATCAAGACGACCCTCGCCGGCGGCGACACGGCCGCCCCGGGCGCCCGGATCACGGCCGGCGGACAGGTCCTGACCCTCGTGGGCGACGCCCCCGAGGACGCGCCCCGCCTCCTCACCGAGGCGCTGGCCGCGCTCTACCGGGGCGGCGCGCCCCTGCGGCTCGACCGCCTCGGCGCGCCCGGCGCGGTCTTCACCGACGCGCCGACCTACCCCTTCCAGCGCAAGCGGTTCTGGATCGAGGAGACGGCCCCCGAGCCGTCGCACCCCGTGGCGGTCGCGGTCACCCCCACCCGTACCGTTCCGCTCGACCGGGCCGAGATCGGCGCCTATCTGACCACCGAGCTCGCCGCCGTGCTCAAGGCGGACTGCGGGCTCGACCCCGACGTGCCGTTCTGCGACGTCGGCGGCGACTCCTTCACCGCGATGCTCCTCACCAAGAGCGTCGAGCAGCAGTACGGGGTGGACCTGCCCACCCTCGACTGCCCGGTGGAGATGCCGGTCGCCGATCTCCTCGACCACCTCAGCGACCAGGTCTGCGTCGCCATGGGGGTGGACAAGTGA